One window of the Pyrus communis chromosome 17, drPyrComm1.1, whole genome shotgun sequence genome contains the following:
- the LOC137723522 gene encoding 21 kDa protein-like, protein MEGHHLIPLVVLLALLNLQLYSANELPSISNTQYIKRSCSVTTYPKLCYNSLSIYAGKIKTNPKVLAQTALNVTIAATQETYVTMKRLSKTHGLNPIEAAAALDCVEEIGDAVDEVQKSIDEFGHVARGSNFWVQMSDIQTWVSAALTDEDTCMDGFDEHHMSGRVESLVRRYIVNVAHLTSNALALINSYASASNEVLLP, encoded by the coding sequence ATGGAAGGCCATCATCTTATTCCTTTAGTAGTACTATTAGCTCTGCTTAATCTCCAATTATACAGTGCTAATGAACTTCCCAGCATATCCAACACTCAGTACATAAAAAGATCTTGCAGCGTCACAACTTATCCGAAATTGTGCTACAACTCGCTCTCAATCTACGCCGGAAAAATCAAGACCAACCCGAAAGTACTAGCACAAACTGCTCTCAATGTGACCATTGCAGCAACCCAAGAAACATATGTGACCATGAAAAGGTTGTCGAAAACCCACGGTTTGAATCCCATAGAGGCTGCAGCAGCGCTCGACTGTGTGGAGGAGATTGGAGATGCTGTTGACGAGGTCCAAAAATCAATCGATGAATTTGGTCATGTAGCTAGAGGATCAAATTTCTGGGTTCAAATGAGTGACATTCAAACATGGGTTAGTGCTGCATTAACAGATGAGGACACCTGCATGGATGGCTTTGATGAACATCACATGAGTGGAAGAGTGGAGAGTCTTGTCCGTCGGTACATAGTGAACGTTGCACATCTTACTAGCAATGCTTTGGCACTCATCAACAGCTACGCCTCGGCGTCGAATGAAGTGTTGTTGCCGTAG